From the Pseudomonas sp. SORT22 genome, one window contains:
- a CDS encoding AraC family transcriptional regulator, whose translation MLASPYVCAALTRTLVAHAQGCGLPVNLLLQRAGMEPAQLHGQSRIGAAQVEQLLRECEAAGAGHEFGCELVPGMATHSLQGLNILLDSAATVGDSLECFIRYLPLVTNCLLVSLEASSLHLRRYQQQPHHYMLDAVVLSLVRNIARRAGRMPAQVFTQVSVLPQQAAGRWLQGWGVAVVSGPWLSLQLAPGALELALPGANAFLHQGMLRQWQGAGLAEVREDSLHLARHWLAAGDQPIERIAERLGYRQPSNFIRAFRKQFGVTPKQFRLSGLQPA comes from the coding sequence ATGCTTGCTTCGCCCTATGTCTGCGCCGCCTTGACCCGCACCCTGGTCGCTCATGCCCAGGGCTGCGGGCTGCCTGTGAACCTGCTGTTGCAACGGGCCGGCATGGAGCCTGCGCAGTTGCACGGGCAAAGCCGGATAGGGGCGGCGCAGGTCGAGCAGCTGTTGCGCGAATGCGAGGCCGCTGGCGCCGGTCATGAGTTCGGTTGCGAGCTGGTCCCGGGCATGGCCACCCATTCGCTGCAGGGGTTGAACATCCTGCTCGACTCGGCCGCCACCGTCGGCGACAGCCTTGAGTGTTTTATCCGCTACCTGCCACTGGTGACCAACTGCCTGCTGGTCAGCCTGGAGGCGTCGAGCCTGCACCTGCGCCGCTATCAGCAGCAACCCCATCACTACATGCTCGACGCCGTGGTACTGAGCCTGGTGCGCAACATCGCCCGACGCGCCGGGCGCATGCCGGCGCAGGTGTTCACTCAGGTCAGCGTGCTACCGCAGCAGGCGGCAGGACGCTGGTTGCAGGGCTGGGGCGTGGCGGTGGTCAGTGGCCCATGGTTGAGCCTGCAACTGGCGCCGGGCGCGCTCGAACTGGCGTTGCCCGGTGCCAATGCTTTTCTGCACCAGGGCATGCTGCGCCAGTGGCAAGGCGCGGGCCTGGCCGAGGTACGCGAAGACAGCCTGCACCTGGCTCGCCACTGGCTGGCGGCGGGCGACCAGCCCATCGAGCGAATTGCCGAACGCCTCGGCTACCGCCAGCCGAGCAATTTCATCCGGGCCTTTCGCAAGCAGTTCGGGGTCACGCCCAAGCAGTTTCGCCTGAGCGGATTGCAACCGGCCTAG
- a CDS encoding LysR family transcriptional regulator yields MDLRQLRHFVALADYRGFVRAADAVNLSQPAFSRSIQTLERDLDCALVERGSREFRLTGQGQLVLQHARRLLASSQSLHNELLQYNGLEGGELSFGSGPYPAQLLVPEALAQFIHDHPLVRARFHQGDWEQLGSWLKEQQIEFLVADSRYFKDDPRYQVQALRPRRGRFFCRAGHPLAARAGLTLRALLDYPIAGTRIPPMIRKILARAQGTQDFVTSVECAQFDAIRRVVMRSDAIGLATAEALHERVEAGEIQLLSFVDVDANDPDLQLQYGIVSRAGDSLTPAAQAMIAAILSVDQQLLVSRS; encoded by the coding sequence ATGGACCTTCGACAACTTCGCCACTTCGTGGCCCTGGCCGATTATCGCGGGTTCGTGCGCGCTGCCGATGCCGTCAACCTTAGCCAGCCGGCCTTCAGCCGCAGCATCCAGACCCTGGAACGCGATCTGGATTGCGCCCTGGTCGAGCGTGGCAGCCGTGAATTTCGCCTGACCGGCCAGGGCCAACTGGTGCTGCAACACGCCCGGCGCCTGCTGGCCAGCAGCCAGAGCCTGCACAACGAGCTGCTGCAATACAACGGCCTGGAAGGCGGCGAGCTGAGTTTCGGCAGCGGCCCCTACCCGGCCCAGTTGCTGGTGCCCGAGGCGCTGGCGCAGTTCATTCACGACCACCCGCTGGTGCGCGCGCGCTTTCACCAGGGCGACTGGGAGCAACTGGGCAGCTGGCTCAAGGAGCAGCAGATCGAGTTCCTGGTGGCCGACTCGCGCTACTTCAAGGACGACCCGCGCTACCAGGTGCAGGCGCTGCGGCCACGGCGCGGGCGGTTTTTCTGCCGGGCCGGGCACCCGCTGGCCGCGCGCGCCGGGCTCACCCTCAGGGCCCTGCTCGACTACCCGATCGCCGGCACGCGCATCCCGCCGATGATCCGCAAGATCCTCGCCCGCGCCCAGGGTACCCAAGACTTTGTCACCAGCGTCGAATGTGCGCAGTTCGATGCCATTCGCCGGGTGGTGATGCGCTCGGACGCCATTGGCCTGGCCACCGCCGAAGCCCTGCACGAACGGGTCGAGGCCGGTGAGATCCAGCTGCTGAGCTTCGTCGATGTGGATGCCAACGACCCTGACCTGCAGCTGCAGTACGGCATCGTCAGCCGCGCCGGCGACAGCCTGACGCCCGCGGCGCAGGCGATGATCGCGGCTATCCTCAGTGTCGATCAACAATTGCTGGTGAGCCGCTCATGA